A stretch of DNA from Myxococcota bacterium:
GCCAACCCAAATCCCGTTGGTCTGCCGAATATTGGCCTACATGACGATGGTGTCGATGGGGACGATGCGCCTAACGATGGCGTTTACAATAAACTATTTACACCGACTGAGGCGGGAACTTATCAAATTGCCTTCGGCCAAAACGACATTATTACCGTCAACGTCGTCGCCACAACGGCATCACAATAGTTTCCTTGACGGCTTGCATGGATTTGTTAGCAAATGAACCATGCCAATTCAAAAAAAGCCAAACTCGCATCCCGCCGAAACCCACCAAACTGCCCAAGGAAAGATTGCACCAATAACGACCCAGCAGGGTATGCCTATCAGTGACGATCAAAACTCGTTACGCTTGGGCGCTCGTGGGCCGGCTTTGCTTGAAGATCACGTCTTACGCGATAAGCTATTTCACTTCGATCACGAACGCATCCCTGAGCGTGTTGTCCATGCTCGTGGCTACGGCGCGCATGGCTTTTTCGAAAATTATCAGTCTCTTTCGGGCATAACCTCTGCAGATTTGTTTCAGCGTCCAGGCGAAAAAACACCGGCCTTCGTTCGCTTTTCCACTGTTGCAGGCAACAAAGGCTCTGCAGATTTGGCCCGTGACGTACGAGGCTTTGCGGTGAAACTTTACACTCAAGAAGGCAATTGGGACATTGTGGGCAACAACATCCCCGTGTTTTTCATCCAAGATGCCATGAAATTCCCAGACTTAGTTCATGCGGCCAAAGATGAGCCGGATCGAGGCTTCCCCCAAGCAGCCACCGCGCACGATAATTTCTGGGACTTTATCTCCCTCATGCCTGAAAGCATGCACATGATTATGTGGGCCATGTCTGATAGAGGCATCCCGCGTTCTTTCAGGTTTATGGAAGGCTTTGGCGTTCACACGTTCAGACTGGTGAATAACAAGGGTAAATCGACATTCGTTAAATTTCATTGGAAGCCAAAGCTAGGCCTTCAGTCAGTCGTTTGGAACGAAGCCGTTAAAATCAACGGCTGCGACCCAGACTTTCATCGCCGAGACCTATGGAACGCCATCCAAAATGGCGATTTCCCTGAATGGGAGCTGGGCCTGCAACTATTCGACGAAAAATTCGCAGAGAAATTCGATTTCGACGTTCTAGACCCCACGAAGCTTATCCCCGAAGAAGAAGTGCCAGTTCGTAGGGTTGGGCGACTCGTATTAAACAGAATGGTCGATAACTTCTTCGCCGAAACTGAGCACGTCGCTTTTTGTACTCAAAACATCGTGCCCGGGGTCGATTTTACCAACGATCCCCTGCTCCAAGGACGTAACTTTTCGTACCTAGACACGCAGCTCAAGCGCCTGGGCAGTCCAAACTTCACCCATATCCCCATTAATGCACCCAAATGCCCGTTCGCTAACTTTCAACAAGACGGCCACATGGCTATGTTCAATCCTAAAGGTAGAGCAAATTACGAACCCAACTCTTTAGGCCTTGGAGGCGGCCCCAGAGAAACGCCCCGCGGGTTTAAAAGCTTCGAAGCCACTGAATCAGGAGCTAAGCTGCGAATACGCCCAGAAAGCTTTGCAGACCACTACTCTCAGGCGCGTCAATTCTACATGAGCCAAACGCCCATTGAGCAAAACCATATTGCAGATGCTTTGGTATTCGAGCTCAGCAAAGTAGAGCGCGTAGACATTCGCAGCAGAATTGTTTCGCACCTACTCAACATTGAAAGCGGACTCGCCAAAACAGTAGCGGCAGGTTTACGCCTAGACAAAATGCCCAAACCCCTGCCCGCAGCAAAACCAACGCGCAAAAATTTAAAGCCGTCCAACGCGCTGAGCATACTGAAAAACCCACCCAATAGTTTTAAAGGCCGCAAGTTGGGCGTATTGGTCACAGATGGTGCCAACGCAGTCCTATTTAAAGCTTTGTTAAAAGCCGTTTCTGGAGAAGATGCCAATCTAGAAGTAATAGCCCCCACCATCGGCGGCGTGAAACTAAGCGACGGCACGTGGCAAGAAGCTCAACACAAGTTAGAGGGAGGACCATCGGTGATATTTGACGCGATTGCGCTACTCACTTCGCCGACAGGCGCTAAGGAGTTGATTGGGAAATCAGCAGCAAGAGACTTTATTGCCGATGCTTTCGCTCACAATAAATTTATTGCCTATACAGAGGATGCCCAGCCGTTACTGGAAAAAGCCGGCATTGCAGACGAGCTAGATGGAGGTTGCATACTACTGAAGAAGGTTGCAGAGACTAAAAACTTCCTTAAAACTTGTCAGCAGTTAAGATTCTGGGCAAGAGAAAAAGCTTAATACCAACTGGGCCGGGCCATCGGCAAATCGCCCACTACCCAGTCCGTGGGTAATTCGCGCAGAAAGCGGCTGGGCGCCCTGCCCTTGATTTGACCCCTTATTAAGCGCCTGGTTGCGTAGGTCAAAACCAGCTCTTTACGGGCGCGGGTCATTCCTACGTAGGCTAAGCGGCGTTCTTCTTCGAGTTGGTCTGGTTTTGCATCTTCTTCCAGAGCGCGCGCATGCGGAAAGCCGTATTCTTCCATGCCAACCATATACACGTAGTCAAACTCAAGCCCTTTCGCAGCATGTAAGGTCATTAAAGTGACAGCACCTTCAACGTTTTGAGCATTGGATTCATCGGCGCTTGATAGCAAAGCGGCATTCTCTAAAAAGCCGAGCGCGCTGGGCTCTTGATCGTACACGTCGCAGTCATCCACGTATTGCTGAGCGGCGGAGATAAGCTGTTCGATATTTTCGACACGCTCGGGCTCCATGTGCTCTTCGCGGCCGCTGATATCCAGCGCTCTTTGGATGGCTTCTGCAGCGTTGATGTCTTTTTCAGCCAACACGCCTAGCTCTGCGAGAGACTGAGCGAAAGCTTGGATTTTTGCGGCGGTTTTGCTGGAAATACCTGCTTTGAGTAGCATTTCTTTGGATAGGAACACGGTCATTAGGCTTAAGCCGTGTGCCGAGGCATAGTTTTGCGTTTTGCCTAAGCTGGTCGCGCCCACGCCTTGTTTCGATGCGAGCATTGCTCTGACCAAATCCAAATCGCTTTTAGGATTTAGAGCGGCTCTTAAAGTTGACAAGATATCTTTGATTTCCTTGCGGTCGTAAAAACGTACGCCACCAACCAAACGATAAGGAATTCTTGAAGCTCTAAGCGTTTCTTCAAATGATCGGGACTGCGAATTTGCGCGCATGAGCACAGCAATTTCGTTTAGGCTTTGGCCTTTGCGAATTTTATCTTCGATGCGATAGCCAATGAGCTCAGCTTCGTAGCGGTCGCTGCTGGTTTTAATCACGCGCACGGTTTCACCGGCACCGCGCATGGAAATCAAGTTTTTGCCCAAACGGCGGTCGTTATTTGAAATAATGGCATTCGCTGTATTTAAAATCGCTGTAGTTGAACGGTAATTTTCTTCCAGCCTAAACAATTTGGCGCCTGCCATTCGGGTTAGAAATTCTTCTAAGTTATATGGCTTCGCGCCGCGCCAGCCGTAGATGGATTGGTCGTCGTCGCCCACAATGGCGAGCGTTTCAGCGTTGCCGCCAATGGCGTAGACAATTTCAGATTGGACTTTGTTGGTATCTTGATACTCGTCCACCAGAACATGTCTGAACCGCTCGCTGAGTGCAGCAAGGCCCTCTGGGTGTTGAACTAACTGCCTCACTTTTAGCAAGATGCTGTTAAAATCTAGGGCGCCAACTTCTTGGAGTCGTTGCTCGTACAGTGCATATAGCTCACGCGCCCGCATGATGCGTTGGTCACCATGTGAATCAGCCTCGGTCGGCAAAATGCCTTCGTTTTGCCATTTGTCGATTTGGTCGCTGTAGAAAGATAGGTAGTCTTTGGAAAGATTAAGCTTCACCAAAGCAATATCTTTCAAAAGCTTGTCGCTGTCAGAAGAATCGTAGATTACAAAGTTGGGCGAAACGTCTACAAAATGCCCATAACGCCGCAAAAGCTTAGCGCCGATGCCGTGAAAAGTGCCTAACTCAATCTGACGAGAGACGCCGGGTACCAAATGCTCAACCCGCTCACGCATTTCCTGCGCGGCTTTGTTAGTAAAAGTTAGCCCCAAAATGCTGTCGGGCCTTGCGCCTTTGGAAATCAAATAGGCGATTCGATGTGTAATAACGCGCGTTTTGCCTGTGCCCGCGCCAGCTAAGATGCAAATAGGCGCATCCATCACAGTGGCTGCAAGATATTGCGTTGGGCTTAAAAGTTGTTCGAAATTCATTGGTTATTATTTTTTCGGATTAAGAGTCCAGAAGGCCGTTTTTCTAAGACCATCGATTCACGATCTTCTACAGACATACTGGCTGAGCCACGCCAAGTTTCAAATCCCTTCAGGCAGTTGCCGCAAGTGCAGTCTTTTTTCGGCTCCATGGCCGCTGGCAACTCGAAATCCTGTTGGCAATTCGAGCACTTATGCGTGCGCATCACACGCGGCGCTCTTTTACCGACTTCGAGCGCGCCCATCACTTGGGTGGCACATTCGCGGCAGTAGGTACCGGAAGTCTTCGAAGGCCTGCTGTTGATATGGTCAGCGCGGCCGCACTTTTGGCACACGACCTTGCGGGCAATACGAGTACCATGTTGGTTACGGCTTCCACCGACCAAAAGAGGGGTTTTGACTTGCATAGGACCAACGATTCTGAAGGGTTTTAGACCTTTAGTCAATGGAGCCTAAAGCGCTCTAAAAGCTGAAGTTTCCAAACAAATTTTGCAGGCCTGAGCCGGATGCTTTATTGGATTTCAGTTTTTGACCGGGTTTTGCCAAATGCAAAGACGCCAGCGCTTGATCGAAGGCATCTACCAATCCACCACAGGTGCTTTGATTACAGGCCACTTCGAGCTCAAAAGTCTTGTTGCCAAGCACAGCATTGACTGTGCGAACCATGACCGGCAAAGTCACATTGCCCAGATTATTAAAAGTCATGGTTTGAACAATGGTTTTTGTACCATCGATCGAAACGGTCTCTTTTTTCACCATGCGAAAGTTTGGTTTGCTGCTCACGCTGTCTTCTGCGTTCAGAGCCATCAAAGCAGCAGAGGCACCGCTTGAAGGCGCCTTTTGAACTTGAATGGTTAACGCCGAATTATTAACTGGGCATGCCAAACTGCCTGCAGATAAAGCGCAAGGTAGCAACGCAGAAGGTATGAGGATGCTGAAGCTGCCTGCTGGATCTACCTGCATCTCATCCGCATGCAAAGTGACAGAAACCAGCAAACACCCAAGCAACGCCCTCACGTAATTCATCATATGTCGAGGTTTACCACATCGAGGGCAGCTTTCTCAATAAATACTCGTCTTGGTTCAACTTCATCGCCCATGAGACCAGAAAATGCTTCATCGGCATCCACGGCATCTTCGATCTTCACTTGCAGGAAGGTCCTGTTGGCTGGATCCATGGTGGTTTCCCATAGCTGGCCAGGGTTCATCTCGCCCAAACCTTTATAACGTTGGATGGTTTGACCTTTACGAGCGAGTTGATCCAAATGATCCGCCAGTTCAAACACAGTTTGAGCTTCGAACTCGCCGCCAGATTTGACCACGCGGTAAGGACCTTCGCCAAGCACAGCACTGCCTAAAGCGTGCCGCTTCAACTCTCTGAGTTCCACGCTTTTGAGCCACGCGTCGTTGACCACAGTCTGCACCGGGGCGCCATTGTGTAAACTCTCGATTCTTGTTTCAAGCTCACTCGATTTGACCGAGATCGGCATAACATGCGGTGCATGAAGCGTCAGATGTCGCTCCAATACGAGCGCATCAACTTCCAAGGTTTCGATCTGGCCAGCTCTGACCAAAGCATCCACAATATCGGGATCTTGACGTTTGCGGATACGCTCCAACAAGCGCTGATAAGCGTACAAACTGGTGACGCCTTTTTGCAGATCGTCTACCGAAACCTTGCCTGAGCCTGAATGCACTTCAATGGATTCAAGCATGTTGTTGACCAAAAAGTGCTCTAAAGCTTCGTCGTCTTTCAGGTAAGTTTCTTTTTTACCTTTTTGAACTTTATACAGCGGGGGCTGAGCGATATACAGATAACCACGTTCAACCAACTCGCGCATTTGGCGATAGAAGAAAGTGAGCAACAACGTTCGAATGTGACTACCGTCAACGTCCGCATCGGTCATCAGCACAATCTTGTGATAGCGAACTTTGCCTGCATCGAACTCGTCTGGGCCGATGCCAGTTCCTAGCGCGGTAATTAACGTGATGATTTCCTGACTAGAAAGCATCTTGTCGAAACGCGCTTTTTCAACGTTTAGAATTTTACCACGTAAGGGCAAAATCGCTTGAGCTCTGCGATCGCGTCCGCTCTTGGCTGAGCCACCCGCAGAGTCCCCTTCTACGATGAAGATTTCGCACAGGGTTGGGTCTTTTTCTTGGCAGTCAGCGAGCTTGCCCGGCAAGCCTAGGCCATCCAAGACACCTTTTCGGCGAGTTAGTTCACGTGCTTTACGAGCAGCTTCACGCGCTCTGGCGGCATCGATAACCTTTTGGCAAACTTGTTTGGCTTCAGTTGGGTGTTCATCTAGCCAGGCAGCTAATTGCTCAGCGACCAAACCTTCGACCACGCTTCGAACTTCAGAAGAGACCAGCTTGTCTTTGGTTTGCGAGCCGAACTTTGGATCAGGAAGCTTGACAGCGATAACCGCTGTTAGTCCTTCACGCATGTCTTCGCCCGAGAGCACGCTTTTTTCGACTTGCTTTTGGAACACGCGATTTACGTAGGTGTTTAAAGTTCGAGTAAGCGCCGCTCTAAAGCCTGCTAAGTGGGTACCACCGTCGCCGTTTTTAATGGTGTTGGTGAAACAGAACACATGTTCTTGGTAGGAATCGTTCCACTGGATGGCGATGTCCACCATGCACTGCGGGCCTTTAGGATCATCGCCCATCACCCTAGAGCCGGTAATATAAACAGGTTCTTTGTTGAGCGGCGAATTGTTTTTGTTCAACATTTGAACAAATTCTTTAATGCCGTCTTTGTATACAAATTCTTTGTCTTTGCCGGTTCTCAAATCAGCGATCTTAACGATTAAGCCTTTATTTAAGAAAGCCTGTTCACGCAAACGTGAGGCTAAAACTTCGAAATGGAAAGCGATATTGGTAAAGATGGTGGAATCGGGCTTAAAGCGAATTTTCGTGCCTGTGCTGGTGGATTCACCGATGATTTCGAGGCCTGAAGTTGGATCGCCTTTACTAAAAGTCTGGCGGTAAAGCTTTCCATTACGCTTGATTTCAAGAACAAGCTCTTCACTCAAAGCATTCACAACGGACACACCAACGCCGTGCAGACCCCCTGATACTTTGTATGAATTTTGGTCGAACTTACCACCGGCGTGAAGCACGCACATGATCACTTCGCAAGCAGGCTTGCCGGATTCATGCATATCCACAGGGATACCGCGTCCGTTATCTTCGACGCTAATGGTTTCGTCTTCATGAATGGTGACGCTGACTGTGTCGCAGTAACCGCCCAATGCCTCGTCAACAGAGTTGTCGACAACTTCAAAAACCATGTGGTGAAGACCGGAACCATCATCGGTGTCGCCGATGTACATTCCAGGGCGTTTCCGAACGGCTTCAAGACCTTCTAAAATTTTAATAGAAGAAGCATCATAACTAGTAGTCATAGGGCACAGACCCTAGCATCAAAGCCTCAAGAGGCCAAGAGAACTCCGCTTACAAACCCCCAAAGTTTTTGACGTAATTCATCAATTCCTTTGCCGGTTACTGCGGATATTTCCATCACTGGGATATTCTGCTTTAAAAATATATCTTTTTGAGATTCATAAACGATGTCTGATTTAGTCAAAACAACCAATTCCGGCACATCGCAAAGCTCAGGGTTAAACTCAGCCAATTCGTTACGAATAATTTGGTAACGCTGCCACAAATCATCGCCTGGCTCTATCAAATGGCACAACACGCGCACGCGCTCTAAGTGCTTCAAAAAGCGAACCCCGAGACCAATTCCTTGCGAAGCGCCTTCGATGAGCCCAGGAATGTCTGCCATAACAAAGGTGTGATAATCTGGCCCGCGCACCACCCCAAGCTGAGGGATCAATGTGGTAAACGGATAATCGGCGATTTTTGGCTTAGCCGCACTTAAGCGAGATAGCAAAGTTGACTTACCCGCATTCGGAAAGCCCAAAAGGCCTACATCGGCCATGAGCTTCAGGCTAAGGCGGAGGTTCTTTTCTTGTCCTGGCAGGCCTGGTTTTGCAAAATCAGGGGCTTGCCGGGTCGCGGTCGCAAACTTCGTGTTACCAAAGCCACCGGAGCCGCCTTTGCAAATCACCACGCGTTGACCATGAGCGGTAAAGTCAGCGAGTTGCTCGCCCGTGTCCGCATCGAACACCTGAGTGCCCACCGGGATCTTTCGGATAACATCTTCACCAATGGCGCCGTAGCAGTTTTTTGAACGGCCATTTTCGCCACTATCTGCCACCAATTGAAATACATAGTGAAAATCGAGCAACGAATGCAGATTTTCATCACCTTCTAAAATAACGTTGCCGCCATCGCCGCCATCACCGCCGGCAGGCCCGCCCATCGGAACGCAGGCTTCACGGCGCCAAGAAACAGAGCCATTACCGCCATCGCCCGCTTTGGCGTACAATTTAACTTCATCAACAAATTTCATTTTGCAACCACAACTCGAGCCGGACGAACCAAACGTTCGTTCAAAAAATAGCCCTTTTGATATTCCTGAATAACTTTGCCGGATTCAGCCGCCGGATCTTCATTTTCCGCCACCGCTTCATGCTTATTGGGGTCAAAATTCTCACCCAATGCACTAAAGCTCTTAATACCGTGGCGACCTAAGGTATCTTCAAACTGTTTCAAAACCATTTTAACGCCGGTAACAATCGGATTTTCCGAATCAGCGCCAGCAGCGTTAACCGCTTGTTCGAGATGGTCCAAAACAGGCAACAAATCGGTTAACATCGATTCATTCGCAAAGCGCACTGAGCTTTGTCTGTCTCTATCGGCCCGTTTCTTAAAGTTTTCGAATTCAGCGCCCAGTCTCAAAAAACGGTCTTGCAGAGCAGCCAATTCATCCGAGGCCAGCTTTTCAGGCTCAGGCAGTTGCTCATCCGCTTGTTGTATTTCTGAAGTGTTGTCATTCATAGGCCATTAAATATAGACATCAAGGCCTTAGGCGTCAATCGGGTGTCACATGGCTTTTAGCTTTGCTAACGTACTCCAGCCGTACCAGTCGGCGGTCCAACTGTAATCGCGAGCATCGCCTAAATTGTTACGGCGCATAACCTTTTGCGCCGAACGGTCCCAATAAAACAGCGGAGCAATATCTACTTTGCCATTTGCGCCATTTTCCACTGCCATAGGTAAAAGCGCTAAATGTTGGTATTTTGCAGGTAACTGTTTCGTTTGATAAGCCAAATAGACTTCATCCACTGACGCCTGAAGTGCTTTTAGCATCATCGCCTTATTGGTCGAATTCAGAGGATCTTGGTAGCGCTCATCTCCATAGGCGATCCAACGATCACCGTATTCGTTAACAACATGCACTCCTGCTAAATTCTCTTCATCGTGCATGAAACCTGCCAGCAGAGACCCAACAAATGCGGGCGTTACATTGAGAGCCAAGTAATCGCGCGGTGTGCGAATATGCCCTGCAGCAAAACGGTCAGACAAGAAATGACAGGCAAACCCGTCCATCGCATAGGCTCTGCCCAAATTGCCTTTAACTGCTTCACTCAACGCAGCCTCATGACCGGCAATGTATGCTTTGACAGCGTTGTCTCCGAAATGATCAAAATCTTGCTCGGCCAGATTTAAGTAGCGCCCTGGCGACAACCACCAAAAATATCCAGAGCAAGCGCCGCCCGTTAGGCAGTTCCACCGGCGATGCTGGTCATCTTTCAAAGCCAAAGGACCTTCTCGAATGGCGGCTAAGATGCTTTTGGTTTCTTCAACCGAGCTTAAACTGGCCGAAAAGGTATTAAATGCCTGTGTAAATCGGTCACGCCTTGATTTCAAATCAGGCGCAGAGGAGATAGGTGCCCCGACGATGCCGTAAAAATCCCCAAGCGTCATCAAATCACCAAAGCCAATATCCAACCCATTTTGAAGCTTCAGCAGCACATTTTTTCGGCCAGCTTGCTCACCGATTTTTAAGACTATTTCGTCGCCAGCACGCGCGTGTTCCATAGACTCATAGCGCATGTAAAAATCGCCAGCCCAAAGGCTATAGGCCGCACATAGAAATATCCCAAGTTTAAGCATGAAATCCCCAAGTGGGATTTTAGCTAAACCGGTTAGAACGATCTATCGGTCGTTTAGCCGACGGGATCTCAAATGTTTGAAGAATCCGCTCATCAAATCGCCGGATTCAGCCGCCAATACGCCCCCGGTTACCTGCATCCGATGGTTTAATCGGGCGTCCGTCGTAATTTGATACAAAGACTGCACCGCGCCAGCCTTCGGATCCTGTGCGCCATAAACCAATCTGTCCACACGCGCGTTAACCAATGCCCCGGCACACATGGGACACGGCTCGACGGTTACATACAAAGTACATCCGGATAGGCGCCACCGGCCCAGATTTTCCGCGGCGTCAGCAATGGCCAAAACTTCTGCGTGAGCCAAGGGATTAGCGTCAATTTCTCGGCGGTTCATGCCTTTGCCCACGAGTCTGTCTTCAAGGACAACCACCGCACCGATAGGCACTTCCCCTATTTCTGCGGCCTGTTTCGCGAGCTCCAATGCTTCACGCATCCATTTTAAGTCTGTTGGTTGCATGTCCATCTAAAAATCCTTACACTTTTTGTACTTATGTGGGTTATCGGCATCTTATTACTAGCTTTTTTAGTTATCTCAAGCGTGCTTGGGCTAATTTATCCCATCAGTGGCGCTTGGGAGCGCCAATCGAATTCAAATCAAAGCATCTGGGATAGAGAGCGAATGATCCTGAAACAAATCGGTTTCATCGTTTTTGGCAGCCAAACCGTTCATGGCGGCAAACAACGCTTTTTTGGCTTTGCCTTTGGGCGTAAGGTCTGGCTAAAAAGAAGAGACTACGGAATCCCTGCTTTAGAGCAACAAGGCTTCCCCAAAGAAGTAGCCAAGCTGGTACAAGGGCGTGTATTGCTTAAACTTCACCTAAAGCTGTCGCCAGATAAACTATTCTTAACGGGCGATGCCCTACCCTATAAAATCGAGTTTTTCGAAGATGGCTCAGGCATTAAGAGCGTAAGCGAAGTAAGCCCTACCCCCAGGAACTACCACCGCGCCGAACTCATACCTACCGGCAGTGTCAGCCAACTGACCTCAGTGGGCAAACCAGCCTATGAGGCCTAATATTGGTTCGCAATATCACCCGAGCAACAAAAAAATGCAGGCCCTTTAAGCCTGCAGAGAAGCGCCACCAAGATTATCTAAAGAAAAATCTCAGCTGCTATACCTATCAATTGTTTACTCGCTATCCTCATCCTCAAGCGTTTCTCAATTAGCTATTGTCGACTTAATAGTTCTGCATCTGCCGCTGCTGCCGCTTTTGCTTCTTTTGCTGCTACTTTCCAAGCTGCTACTGCTGCTTTTGCCTTTGCTCTTATTTCTAGTATTACACCTGGTAGTTTTGCTAAAGCTATTTCTACTGCTGCCATTTCCTGTATTACTGCTGTCTTTGCTTCTGCTGCTGCTTCTGCTGTTGCTGCTGTATATGCTGCTTGTACTGCTGTCATTGCCCGTGTTGCTGCTGCCCTTGCTTTTACTGATACTACTCCTGCTGCTTCTATTTCTACTTCTACTCCTGCTTCTGTTGGCGCCCCTGCTGCTGCCGATATTACTGCTGCTGCTGCCACTTTTGCTTCTTCTTCTGCTTTATTTGCTACTTCCCGTGCTGCTTCTGCTGCTACTAGCAGTACTTCTGTTACTTCTTCCTCAGCTGTTATTTGCCTTCCAAGTTTATATCCTTTTGCATCTTCATAAACTAAACCTAAACTAGCCTCTAAATCAAAATGCTTACAAATGCGGTCTGTCTGTCCTGAAGGAAAAGTAAAATCAACCTTGTCTCCTGTTTCGCTGACTCTATAGTGCGGAACTTCGTCGTCAGTTCCAAGCATGTCGCTTCCAAGACCAGTGTTCTGCCTATAAGCAATTATCACGCCATCTGCATTTTGAAACCCAAAGATGAACATCGTTTGCTCTTCCTGTAAACGACCTATAGTCTGGAGTTTTCTCTTATAACCTATAAACCTAAAACCAAGAGGCATT
This window harbors:
- a CDS encoding UvrD-helicase domain-containing protein; the protein is MNFEQLLSPTQYLAATVMDAPICILAGAGTGKTRVITHRIAYLISKGARPDSILGLTFTNKAAQEMRERVEHLVPGVSRQIELGTFHGIGAKLLRRYGHFVDVSPNFVIYDSSDSDKLLKDIALVKLNLSKDYLSFYSDQIDKWQNEGILPTEADSHGDQRIMRARELYALYEQRLQEVGALDFNSILLKVRQLVQHPEGLAALSERFRHVLVDEYQDTNKVQSEIVYAIGGNAETLAIVGDDDQSIYGWRGAKPYNLEEFLTRMAGAKLFRLEENYRSTTAILNTANAIISNNDRRLGKNLISMRGAGETVRVIKTSSDRYEAELIGYRIEDKIRKGQSLNEIAVLMRANSQSRSFEETLRASRIPYRLVGGVRFYDRKEIKDILSTLRAALNPKSDLDLVRAMLASKQGVGATSLGKTQNYASAHGLSLMTVFLSKEMLLKAGISSKTAAKIQAFAQSLAELGVLAEKDINAAEAIQRALDISGREEHMEPERVENIEQLISAAQQYVDDCDVYDQEPSALGFLENAALLSSADESNAQNVEGAVTLMTLHAAKGLEFDYVYMVGMEEYGFPHARALEEDAKPDQLEEERRLAYVGMTRARKELVLTYATRRLIRGQIKGRAPSRFLRELPTDWVVGDLPMARPSWY
- the grpE gene encoding nucleotide exchange factor GrpE — encoded protein: MNDNTSEIQQADEQLPEPEKLASDELAALQDRFLRLGAEFENFKKRADRDRQSSVRFANESMLTDLLPVLDHLEQAVNAAGADSENPIVTGVKMVLKQFEDTLGRHGIKSFSALGENFDPNKHEAVAENEDPAAESGKVIQEYQKGYFLNERLVRPARVVVAK
- a CDS encoding phospholipase — its product is MLKLGIFLCAAYSLWAGDFYMRYESMEHARAGDEIVLKIGEQAGRKNVLLKLQNGLDIGFGDLMTLGDFYGIVGAPISSAPDLKSRRDRFTQAFNTFSASLSSVEETKSILAAIREGPLALKDDQHRRWNCLTGGACSGYFWWLSPGRYLNLAEQDFDHFGDNAVKAYIAGHEAALSEAVKGNLGRAYAMDGFACHFLSDRFAAGHIRTPRDYLALNVTPAFVGSLLAGFMHDEENLAGVHVVNEYGDRWIAYGDERYQDPLNSTNKAMMLKALQASVDEVYLAYQTKQLPAKYQHLALLPMAVENGANGKVDIAPLFYWDRSAQKVMRRNNLGDARDYSWTADWYGWSTLAKLKAM
- the tadA gene encoding tRNA adenosine(34) deaminase TadA, encoding MDMQPTDLKWMREALELAKQAAEIGEVPIGAVVVLEDRLVGKGMNRREIDANPLAHAEVLAIADAAENLGRWRLSGCTLYVTVEPCPMCAGALVNARVDRLVYGAQDPKAGAVQSLYQITTDARLNHRMQVTGGVLAAESGDLMSGFFKHLRSRRLNDR
- the obgE gene encoding GTPase ObgE, whose amino-acid sequence is MKFVDEVKLYAKAGDGGNGSVSWRREACVPMGGPAGGDGGDGGNVILEGDENLHSLLDFHYVFQLVADSGENGRSKNCYGAIGEDVIRKIPVGTQVFDADTGEQLADFTAHGQRVVICKGGSGGFGNTKFATATRQAPDFAKPGLPGQEKNLRLSLKLMADVGLLGFPNAGKSTLLSRLSAAKPKIADYPFTTLIPQLGVVRGPDYHTFVMADIPGLIEGASQGIGLGVRFLKHLERVRVLCHLIEPGDDLWQRYQIIRNELAEFNPELCDVPELVVLTKSDIVYESQKDIFLKQNIPVMEISAVTGKGIDELRQKLWGFVSGVLLAS
- a CDS encoding catalase, with product MPIQKKPNSHPAETHQTAQGKIAPITTQQGMPISDDQNSLRLGARGPALLEDHVLRDKLFHFDHERIPERVVHARGYGAHGFFENYQSLSGITSADLFQRPGEKTPAFVRFSTVAGNKGSADLARDVRGFAVKLYTQEGNWDIVGNNIPVFFIQDAMKFPDLVHAAKDEPDRGFPQAATAHDNFWDFISLMPESMHMIMWAMSDRGIPRSFRFMEGFGVHTFRLVNNKGKSTFVKFHWKPKLGLQSVVWNEAVKINGCDPDFHRRDLWNAIQNGDFPEWELGLQLFDEKFAEKFDFDVLDPTKLIPEEEVPVRRVGRLVLNRMVDNFFAETEHVAFCTQNIVPGVDFTNDPLLQGRNFSYLDTQLKRLGSPNFTHIPINAPKCPFANFQQDGHMAMFNPKGRANYEPNSLGLGGGPRETPRGFKSFEATESGAKLRIRPESFADHYSQARQFYMSQTPIEQNHIADALVFELSKVERVDIRSRIVSHLLNIESGLAKTVAAGLRLDKMPKPLPAAKPTRKNLKPSNALSILKNPPNSFKGRKLGVLVTDGANAVLFKALLKAVSGEDANLEVIAPTIGGVKLSDGTWQEAQHKLEGGPSVIFDAIALLTSPTGAKELIGKSAARDFIADAFAHNKFIAYTEDAQPLLEKAGIADELDGGCILLKKVAETKNFLKTCQQLRFWAREKA
- the gyrB gene encoding DNA topoisomerase (ATP-hydrolyzing) subunit B, which encodes MTTSYDASSIKILEGLEAVRKRPGMYIGDTDDGSGLHHMVFEVVDNSVDEALGGYCDTVSVTIHEDETISVEDNGRGIPVDMHESGKPACEVIMCVLHAGGKFDQNSYKVSGGLHGVGVSVVNALSEELVLEIKRNGKLYRQTFSKGDPTSGLEIIGESTSTGTKIRFKPDSTIFTNIAFHFEVLASRLREQAFLNKGLIVKIADLRTGKDKEFVYKDGIKEFVQMLNKNNSPLNKEPVYITGSRVMGDDPKGPQCMVDIAIQWNDSYQEHVFCFTNTIKNGDGGTHLAGFRAALTRTLNTYVNRVFQKQVEKSVLSGEDMREGLTAVIAVKLPDPKFGSQTKDKLVSSEVRSVVEGLVAEQLAAWLDEHPTEAKQVCQKVIDAARAREAARKARELTRRKGVLDGLGLPGKLADCQEKDPTLCEIFIVEGDSAGGSAKSGRDRRAQAILPLRGKILNVEKARFDKMLSSQEIITLITALGTGIGPDEFDAGKVRYHKIVLMTDADVDGSHIRTLLLTFFYRQMRELVERGYLYIAQPPLYKVQKGKKETYLKDDEALEHFLVNNMLESIEVHSGSGKVSVDDLQKGVTSLYAYQRLLERIRKRQDPDIVDALVRAGQIETLEVDALVLERHLTLHAPHVMPISVKSSELETRIESLHNGAPVQTVVNDAWLKSVELRELKRHALGSAVLGEGPYRVVKSGGEFEAQTVFELADHLDQLARKGQTIQRYKGLGEMNPGQLWETTMDPANRTFLQVKIEDAVDADEAFSGLMGDEVEPRRVFIEKAALDVVNLDI